A region of Micromonospora chokoriensis DNA encodes the following proteins:
- a CDS encoding glycosyltransferase, with amino-acid sequence MNILLWHVHGSWTTSFVHGGHRYLIPTTPDRGPYGLGRARTYPWPDSAVEVTPEELPDTDVDLVILQRPEEIDRAQEWLRRRPGRDVPAIYVEHNTPKGDVPNTRHPMADRDDLLIAHVTGFNQIFWDTGTTRTTVVDHGIVAPAVSYTGELDRLAVVINEPVRRGRVTGTDLLPRFAEIAPLDVFGMGVAGLADHLGLPADRLTSHDDVPQHRMHAELGRRRAYLHLCRWTSLGLSLIEAMAIGMPVVALATTEAVMAVPPEAGALATRTDTLLDAARRFIDEPATARQAGAAARTAARDRYGLDRFLADWDRLLEEEVCGSR; translated from the coding sequence ATGAACATCCTGCTCTGGCACGTGCACGGGTCCTGGACCACATCGTTCGTGCACGGCGGACACCGCTATCTGATCCCCACCACACCCGACCGCGGCCCGTACGGGCTCGGCCGGGCCCGCACCTACCCCTGGCCGGACAGCGCCGTCGAGGTCACCCCGGAGGAACTGCCCGACACCGACGTCGACCTGGTCATCCTGCAACGACCGGAGGAGATCGACCGGGCGCAGGAGTGGCTGCGTCGCCGCCCCGGACGCGACGTCCCCGCCATCTACGTCGAACACAACACCCCCAAGGGCGACGTGCCCAACACCCGGCACCCGATGGCCGACCGCGACGACCTGCTCATCGCCCACGTCACCGGGTTCAACCAGATCTTCTGGGACACCGGCACGACCCGCACCACGGTGGTCGACCACGGCATCGTCGCCCCCGCCGTGTCCTACACCGGGGAACTCGACCGACTCGCCGTGGTGATCAACGAGCCGGTCCGGCGTGGCCGGGTCACCGGCACCGACCTGCTGCCCCGCTTCGCCGAGATCGCCCCGCTGGACGTCTTCGGGATGGGCGTCGCCGGGCTCGCCGACCACCTCGGGCTGCCCGCCGACCGACTCACCAGCCACGACGACGTGCCCCAGCACCGGATGCACGCCGAGCTGGGCCGGCGGCGCGCGTACCTGCACCTGTGCCGGTGGACGTCGCTCGGGCTCAGCCTCATCGAGGCGATGGCGATCGGCATGCCGGTCGTCGCGCTCGCCACCACCGAGGCGGTGATGGCGGTGCCCCCGGAGGCCGGAGCGCTCGCCACCCGGACCGACACCCTGCTCGACGCCGCCCGCCGGTTCATCGACGAACCGGCGACCGCACGTCAGGCCGGAGCGGCGGCGCGGACCGCCGCGCGCGACAGGTACGGCCTGGACCGTTTCCTCGCTGACTGGGACCGGCTGCTGGAGGAGGAAGTATGCGGATCGCGATGA
- a CDS encoding glycosyltransferase: MRIAMISEHASPLAVLGGEDAGGQNTHVAELSAALAAAGHEVRVYTRRDAPDLPVTVRSPDGYDVVHVPAGPAEPVAKDALLPHMREFSRWLTERWRGGEWVPEVIHAHFWMSGLAALTAGRQTGVPVVQTYHALGTVKRRYQGVQDTSPARRVSYERELGRSVDRIVAQCRDEVGELVRMGVPRSRMTVVPSGVNLATFAPLGPAADREPGRARILTVGRLVERKGFQTVIRAMALVADAECVVVGGPPEGLLETDPYARRLRALAESCGVADRVHLVGAVPREEMGRWYRSADLLVAAPWYEPFGLTPLEAMACGVPVVGTAVGGIRDTVVDGTTGDLVPARDPHALAGAIQGLLDDRIRRFAYATAARERARTRYSWAATAERLVEVYSEVAAVRRPTRVVA, encoded by the coding sequence ATGCGGATCGCGATGATCTCGGAGCACGCCAGCCCGCTCGCCGTCCTCGGAGGGGAGGACGCCGGCGGCCAGAACACGCACGTCGCGGAGCTGTCCGCCGCTCTCGCCGCCGCCGGGCACGAGGTGCGGGTCTACACGCGCCGGGACGCGCCCGACCTGCCGGTGACCGTCCGCAGCCCGGACGGGTACGACGTGGTGCACGTGCCCGCCGGCCCGGCCGAGCCGGTGGCCAAGGACGCGCTGCTGCCGCACATGCGGGAGTTCAGCCGTTGGTTGACCGAGCGCTGGCGGGGCGGGGAGTGGGTGCCCGAGGTGATCCACGCGCACTTCTGGATGAGTGGCCTGGCGGCGCTGACCGCCGGGCGGCAGACCGGTGTGCCGGTGGTGCAGACGTACCACGCGCTGGGCACCGTGAAGCGCCGCTACCAGGGTGTGCAGGACACCAGCCCCGCCCGGCGGGTGTCCTACGAACGCGAGTTGGGCCGTTCGGTGGACCGGATCGTCGCGCAGTGCCGCGACGAGGTGGGGGAACTCGTCCGGATGGGGGTTCCCCGGTCCCGGATGACCGTCGTGCCGTCCGGGGTCAACCTCGCCACGTTCGCCCCGCTCGGGCCGGCCGCCGACCGGGAGCCGGGTCGGGCCCGGATCCTGACCGTGGGCCGGCTGGTCGAACGCAAGGGCTTCCAGACCGTGATCCGCGCGATGGCGCTGGTCGCCGACGCCGAGTGCGTGGTCGTCGGCGGCCCGCCCGAAGGGCTGCTCGAAACCGACCCCTACGCGCGGCGGCTGCGGGCCCTCGCCGAGTCGTGCGGGGTGGCCGACCGGGTGCACCTGGTCGGCGCGGTGCCCCGGGAGGAGATGGGCCGGTGGTACCGCTCGGCGGACCTGCTGGTCGCCGCGCCCTGGTACGAGCCGTTCGGGCTGACTCCGTTGGAGGCGATGGCCTGCGGGGTGCCGGTCGTCGGCACCGCCGTCGGCGGTATCCGGGACACCGTGGTCGACGGCACGACAGGTGATCTCGTACCGGCGCGGGACCCGCACGCGCTGGCCGGCGCGATCCAGGGGTTGCTCGACGATCGGATCAGGCGTTTCGCGTACGCCACGGCGGCGCGCGAGCGGGCCCGGACCCGGTACTCGTGGGCGGCCACCGCCGAGCGGCTGGTGGAGGTCTACAGCGAGGTGGCCGCCGTCCGCCGGCCGACCCGGGTGGTGGCCTGA